A genomic stretch from Styela clava chromosome 5, kaStyClav1.hap1.2, whole genome shotgun sequence includes:
- the LOC120344688 gene encoding DDB1- and CUL4-associated factor 17-like gives MAEYRPVNIIQMLERRQLGLPLKEKGRCVRHSRNNYRCDFDLLKTLLCDRELYLEVIACRKVSRSKEPSFCHNRLFTNNYCSWFNLCTSPTAGPFLMKSNIFSKDMPPTQISSSSNGPKIVDAVTVNPPNGCMPLPNSQHLPCILLLGKNGWLYQYCLKDAALLNKIYIHTNVFSDELVESSCSIEQTYENQNSPTERTRQIVSSLNITYKYITLNGAEGRVLVRSGTVVQNGYAYSAYLLLALFPLKIVSHFVTKAINPNLKAELWTDIFVITAIKGSSVTLYGFKDIEKLYHINASPVYIGKKVFCQRSPNHNEMQMVEIGDTDIGIPYTTELIDLNKFEEYSSIELFHTKALKHIFRVGGVPYHYIVPVDNSCTSWSLRSILDKKEIAKFHVDEKWDKSHVAGVDFHSDESGRLLLVNNNTVTVYKIEEERHAKQRMAICSPDRTVYSHRQQQKCSPTQLLNTSSISEPDFQLRVIGSPCKHTVANVKRQKLSKHKTTKCYEIDVSHKKSADIPEETEKWIYPSQTPNLENGQSSYGRTLRQTRRFVGYNQTESVIGIQCVSYEDELDVLAVLHFRGITSSEYYSFGNKHYDLVVSLYDNATGARINTVTLEQDLVPSDNCEASIILDEDTVIYTRTEMNDTSNYKIMRFCRKY, from the exons ATGGCAGAATATCGGCCAGTGAACATTATACAAATGTTGGAGAGGCGACAGCTTGGACTGCCTTTAAAAGAGAAAGGAAGATGCGTTCGACATTCACGCAATAACTACAGATGCGACTTCGATCTTCTGAAGACTTTGTTATGTGATCGGGAATTATATCTGGAG gTAATTGCATGTCGAAAAGTATCCAGATCAAAAGAACCATCATTTTGTCACAACCGTTTGTTTACAAATAATTATTGCTCATGGTTCAACCTGTGCACAAGTCCGACAGCTGGGCCGTTTTTGATGAAATCCAATATATTTTCTAAAGATATGCCACCGACTCAAATTTCTTCATCATCAAATGG GCCAAAAATTGTTGATGCAGTCACTGTGAACCCACCTAATGGTTGCATGCCACTGCCAAATTCTCAACATCTACCATGCATACTTTTACTCGGAAAGAATGGTTGGTTATATCAG TATTGTTTGAAAGATGCTGCTCTTCTGAATAAAATCTACATTCATACCAATGTATTTTCTGATGAATTGGTTGAATCATCATGTTCTATTGAACAGACatatgaaaatcaaaattcacCAACAGAACGGACGAGACAAATTGTTTCCTCACTGAATATTACATATAAATACATAACACTTAATGGTGCAGAGGGCAGAGTGCTCGTTCGTAGTGGCACTGTTGTTCAAAATGGCTATGCGTATTCTGCTTATCTCCTTTTGGCTCTTTTTCCTTTGAAAATCGTCAGTCATTTTGTAACGAAGGCAATAAACCCAAATCTAAAAGCCGAGCTTTGGACTGATATATTTGTCATAACTGCGATCAAAGGATCATCTGTCACTTTATACGGTTTTAAG GACATCGAAAAGTTGTATCATATAAATGCATCTCCTGTTTATATTGGGAAGAAAGTTTTTTGTCAGCGATCACCTAATCATAATGAAATGCAGATGGTCGAAATTGGTGATACTGATATTGGTATTCCTTACACAACTGAACTGATAGATCTCAACAAGTTTGAAGAATACTCAAGTATAGAATTGTTCCATACAAAG GCATTGAAGCATATATTTCGTGTTGGTGGAGTGCCGTATCACTACATAGTTCCAGTTGACAACAGTTGCACTTCATGGTCTCTTCGAAGTATTTTAGATAAAAAGGAAATTGCTAAGTTTCAT GTGGATGAAAAATGGGATAAAAGCCATGTTGCTGGAGTTGATTTCCATTCAGATGAGAGTGGACGATTACTGTTGGTTAATAATAATACAGTAactgtttataaaattgagGAAGAAAGGCATGCTAAGCAACGGATGGCTATTT GTTCGCCAGACAGAACAGTATACTCGCATCGACAACAACAGAAATGCAGTCCAACTCAGTTACTCAACACAAGCTCAATATCTGAACCGGATTTTCAATTACGAGTTATTGGATCTCCTTGTAAACACACAGTAGCGAATGTCAAAAGACAGAAACtttcaaaacacaaaacaacaaaatgttaTGAAATAGACGTATCTCATAAAAAGTCCGCAGATATACCCGAAGAAACAGAAAAGTGGATATATCCATCACAAACACCGAATTTAG AAAATGGTCAGTCTTCTTATGGTCGGACACTCCGACAAACCAGACGCTTTGTTGGTTACAATCAAACTGAATCTGTGATTGGCATACAGTGCGTCTCATATGAAGATGAGTTGGATGTTCTAGCTGTACTTCATTTCAGAGGAATCACAAGCAGTGAATATTACAGTTTTGGAAACAAACACTATG ATCTGGTGGTCTCATTGTATGACAATGCTACTGGTGCTAGAATAAACACTGTTACTTTGGAACAAGATCTTGTGCCAAGTGATAACTGCGAAGCAAGTATTATTTTGGACGAGGATACTGTGATATACACAAGGACTGAAATGAATGACACTTCAAACTATAAAATTATGAGGTTTTGTCggaaatattga